Proteins from one Bradyrhizobium roseum genomic window:
- a CDS encoding PaaI family thioesterase, translated as MNELPQNAFQRRPDLHVETEGEFKGWRTWTRDNFETHTGPFWHRMDENGKVHCAFRVEQKHLNGQKNVHGGCFMSFADYSLFAIASPVLQGPGVTIGFSCEFLDAAREGELIECDGEITRAGNSLIFLRGVLRSGERPLFTFSGTIKRVKWKKPAGAGAVAT; from the coding sequence GTGAACGAGCTTCCCCAAAACGCATTTCAGCGCCGCCCGGACCTGCATGTCGAGACCGAGGGCGAATTCAAGGGCTGGCGGACCTGGACCCGCGACAATTTTGAGACCCATACCGGACCGTTCTGGCACCGGATGGACGAGAACGGCAAAGTGCACTGCGCGTTCCGGGTCGAGCAGAAGCACCTCAACGGGCAGAAGAACGTCCATGGCGGCTGCTTCATGTCGTTCGCGGACTATTCGCTGTTTGCGATCGCCTCGCCGGTCCTGCAGGGACCGGGCGTGACGATAGGGTTTTCCTGCGAATTCCTCGATGCCGCGCGTGAGGGCGAACTGATCGAATGCGATGGCGAAATCACCCGCGCCGGCAACTCGCTGATCTTCCTGCGCGGCGTGCTGAGGTCAGGCGAACGGCCGCTGTTCACCTTCTCCGGCACCATCAAGCGGGTGAAGTGGAAGAAGCCTGCCGGCGCAGGCGCCGTTGCCACCTGA
- a CDS encoding DMT family transporter — protein MPPDTPKVRRGWRDYLLLLALACCWSSTYPLTKIGLGSFPPITFISARSLIAAAFLLVILRMRGIRMPTDGKAWKLFAQQQTINSTFPFLLITWAQQYVPASSTVVLASTTPIFAFLITWGITRHEPATLLKLAGAILGLAGTAVIVGLDALSALDTHIFAEIVILLATISFACATIFGMRLTDYDPMVVAAGSLLYGGMVLLPFALVIDHPWTLRPTAEALAATVAMGIFSSALGLMLFYMCLTRLGTLTTNAQGYLRIPIGVGLSVLLLGEPVPANLALGLVLVMAGVAAMTIPKDALTRWRQRGG, from the coding sequence TTGCCACCTGACACGCCCAAAGTCCGTCGCGGCTGGCGCGACTATCTGCTGCTGCTCGCGCTGGCGTGCTGCTGGAGTTCAACCTATCCGCTGACCAAGATCGGCCTTGGCTCGTTTCCGCCGATCACCTTCATCTCGGCCCGCTCGCTGATCGCGGCCGCCTTTCTTTTGGTCATCCTGCGCATGCGCGGGATACGGATGCCGACGGACGGCAAGGCCTGGAAGCTGTTCGCGCAGCAGCAGACCATCAATTCGACGTTTCCGTTTCTCCTGATCACCTGGGCGCAGCAATATGTGCCGGCGTCATCGACCGTGGTGCTGGCCTCGACGACGCCGATCTTCGCGTTCCTGATCACCTGGGGCATCACGCGGCACGAGCCTGCGACGCTGTTGAAACTTGCCGGCGCCATTCTGGGTCTGGCCGGGACGGCCGTAATCGTCGGCCTCGATGCGCTCTCTGCGCTCGACACCCATATCTTTGCCGAGATCGTCATCCTGCTCGCGACCATCTCGTTCGCCTGTGCGACAATCTTCGGCATGCGCTTGACCGACTACGACCCGATGGTGGTGGCGGCGGGCTCGCTGTTGTACGGCGGCATGGTATTGTTGCCGTTCGCGCTTGTGATCGACCATCCCTGGACCTTGCGCCCGACGGCCGAGGCGCTCGCAGCCACGGTGGCGATGGGGATTTTCTCCAGCGCGCTGGGCCTGATGCTGTTCTACATGTGCCTGACGCGGCTCGGCACGCTCACCACCAACGCGCAAGGCTATCTGCGCATCCCGATCGGCGTCGGGCTGTCCGTGCTGCTGCTCGGCGAACCCGTCCCGGCCAATCTCGCGCTCGGCCTCGTCCTCGTCATGGCCGGCGTGGCGGCCATGACGATTCCGAAAGACGCCTTGACGCGCTGGCGGCAGCGCGGCGGCTGA
- a CDS encoding ABC transporter substrate-binding protein — translation MPIRKAFCSVALLTALLASHPAAAETTLRIAMTASDIPTATGLPNNGFEGMRFLGYPIFEGLVLWDLTKTDRLATLRPGLAEKWEQDPADNKTWIFHLRKGVKFHDGTDFNADAVIWNLDRYFNNESPQFEPPSSAMSRARVPVMGSYKKIDDATVSITTTKPASYFPYMAVYLLFTSPTSFEKAGKEWAKVATLPAAGTGPFRITKIVPRQAADLKRWDGYWDASRKAKVDNVVLMPIPEANSRLAALRSGQVDWIEVPPPDGISSLKSAGFTITTGSYPHVWPWFYNIGAANSPFKDVRVRQALNYCIDREGLVGLLAGTAEPSVGWLKASDPDFGSPVNRYKTDPAKGKALLAEAGYTPAKPLAFKALISNSGSGQMLPLPMNEFLQQNLKEACGVNVEFDVIEWQVLLTAARATPDSPNLRGAMVLNISSPSSDAGVMARYFAAANFSPNGFNFEQWKDDDFEEALKTISESTDPKAISTAYKKAHERLVDNPPWLFIVHDLNPRAMSSKVKGFVSPQSWFVDLTLVSVQ, via the coding sequence ATGCCCATTCGCAAGGCTTTTTGCTCGGTCGCGCTGTTGACCGCGCTGCTGGCGTCGCATCCGGCGGCGGCGGAAACCACGCTGCGCATCGCCATGACGGCGTCCGATATCCCGACGGCAACGGGACTGCCGAACAACGGCTTCGAGGGCATGCGCTTCCTCGGCTATCCGATCTTCGAGGGATTGGTGCTGTGGGACCTGACCAAGACCGACCGGCTGGCGACCTTGCGTCCCGGGCTCGCGGAGAAGTGGGAGCAGGACCCCGCCGACAACAAGACCTGGATTTTCCACCTGCGTAAGGGCGTCAAATTCCACGACGGCACCGACTTCAATGCCGATGCCGTGATCTGGAATCTTGACCGCTATTTCAACAACGAGAGCCCGCAATTTGAGCCGCCGAGTTCGGCGATGTCGCGGGCACGCGTGCCCGTGATGGGCAGCTACAAGAAGATCGATGATGCGACGGTATCCATTACCACCACCAAGCCGGCGTCGTATTTTCCCTACATGGCGGTTTATCTGCTGTTCACCTCGCCAACTTCGTTCGAGAAGGCCGGGAAGGAGTGGGCCAAGGTCGCGACTTTGCCGGCGGCCGGCACCGGACCGTTCCGCATCACCAAGATCGTGCCGCGACAGGCGGCTGATCTCAAGCGCTGGGACGGCTATTGGGACGCCAGCCGAAAAGCAAAAGTCGACAATGTCGTGCTGATGCCGATACCCGAGGCGAATTCGCGATTGGCCGCGCTGCGCTCCGGCCAGGTCGACTGGATCGAAGTGCCGCCGCCGGACGGCATCAGCTCGCTGAAATCCGCGGGCTTCACCATCACCACCGGCTCCTATCCTCATGTCTGGCCGTGGTTCTACAACATCGGCGCGGCCAACAGCCCGTTCAAGGATGTCAGGGTCCGTCAGGCTTTGAACTACTGCATCGATCGGGAAGGGCTGGTCGGGTTGCTCGCGGGTACCGCAGAGCCGTCGGTCGGCTGGCTCAAGGCCAGCGATCCCGATTTCGGCAGCCCCGTCAATCGCTACAAGACCGACCCCGCCAAGGGCAAGGCGCTGCTCGCGGAAGCCGGTTACACGCCGGCGAAACCGCTCGCGTTCAAGGCGCTGATCTCCAATTCGGGCTCGGGGCAGATGCTGCCGCTGCCGATGAATGAATTTTTGCAGCAGAATTTGAAGGAGGCCTGCGGCGTCAACGTCGAGTTCGACGTGATCGAATGGCAGGTGCTGCTGACGGCGGCGCGCGCCACGCCCGACAGTCCCAATCTGCGCGGCGCCATGGTGCTCAACATTAGTTCGCCATCATCGGACGCCGGCGTCATGGCGCGCTACTTTGCGGCGGCGAACTTTTCGCCGAACGGCTTCAATTTCGAGCAGTGGAAGGACGACGATTTCGAGGAGGCGCTCAAGACGATCTCGGAATCGACTGATCCGAAGGCGATCTCGACTGCCTACAAGAAGGCGCATGAGCGGCTGGTCGACAATCCGCCCTGGCTCTTTATCGTCCACGATCTCAATCCCCGCGCGATGAGTTCGAAGGTGAAAGGGTTCGTGTCGCCGCAATCTTGGTTCGTCGACCTGACGCTGGTGAGCGTGCAGTAA
- a CDS encoding tetratricopeptide repeat protein: protein MPVAIVVLLLDISLIYHASKTGRLQPWAFIILMVPLVGGLAYIVVELVPEWFGSPGAREARKRIAGKLDPEKTYRELSDRLAGTDTIANRQALAAECLDVKRFDEAEGHYAHLLTLPMGHEPAYALGRAQAQFGLGRFADVLATLDELRAQWPDFESAEGHLLYARSLAEIGRTDEALDEYHALVAYYPGAEARVRYGMLLRITGRNAEARVVFNELLLQMKRAPKYLRDAQAEWLSIAEKQLSS from the coding sequence ATGCCTGTTGCCATTGTTGTGTTGCTGCTCGATATCTCGCTGATCTACCACGCATCGAAGACCGGACGGCTGCAGCCGTGGGCGTTCATCATCCTGATGGTCCCGCTGGTCGGCGGGCTCGCCTACATCGTCGTCGAACTGGTGCCGGAATGGTTTGGAAGCCCGGGCGCCCGGGAGGCGCGCAAGCGCATTGCCGGCAAGCTCGATCCGGAAAAGACCTACCGCGAACTGTCGGACCGGCTCGCCGGCACCGACACCATCGCCAACCGTCAGGCGCTTGCGGCCGAATGCCTTGACGTGAAGCGGTTCGACGAAGCCGAAGGCCATTACGCTCACCTCCTCACGCTGCCGATGGGGCACGAACCGGCCTACGCGCTGGGCAGGGCGCAGGCGCAGTTCGGCCTCGGTCGTTTCGCGGATGTGCTCGCGACGCTCGATGAGCTGAGGGCGCAGTGGCCCGATTTCGAATCCGCCGAAGGGCATCTGCTCTATGCCCGCTCGCTGGCAGAGATCGGCCGCACCGACGAGGCGCTCGACGAGTACCACGCACTCGTAGCGTATTATCCTGGCGCCGAGGCCCGCGTTCGTTACGGCATGCTTCTGCGTATCACGGGCCGTAACGCCGAAGCGAGAGTGGTCTTCAACGAACTGCTGCTGCAGATGAAGCGCGCGCCGAAATATCTGCGCGATGCCCAGGCCGAATGGCTCTCGATCGCTGAGAAGCAGTTGTCGAGTTGA
- a CDS encoding tripartite tricarboxylate transporter substrate-binding protein yields the protein MIVHAVKWLAALAALSLAGVAHAQDYPKRPISMIVPFAAGGTSDVIARVVAEEMAKSLGQSIVIENVAGAGGSTALTRAARADADGYTIAIGNAGTSAAAYTINPKLSFTPESFAPIAVVAKTFGIVALRKDFPARNLQEFIAYAKKNPGKVNLGHAGIGSSNFLICKSFENAAGIEVTLVGYRGAAPALTDAIGGQIDGVCDSAASVSQAISDRLVRGLVVGSTVRLATLSELPTSSEAGLPDFEAQGWNGLFAPKGTPPAVIAKLNAAARAAVESDGVKKRFHDLSTVAPDANELAPEVLGQLVTRDVAKYKKLLEEKK from the coding sequence GTGATTGTGCATGCGGTGAAATGGCTGGCTGCGTTGGCGGCGCTGTCGCTGGCCGGCGTTGCCCACGCGCAGGACTATCCCAAGCGTCCCATCAGCATGATCGTGCCGTTCGCGGCCGGCGGCACGTCGGACGTGATCGCACGCGTGGTGGCCGAGGAAATGGCGAAGTCGCTCGGGCAGTCGATCGTGATCGAGAATGTCGCGGGCGCCGGCGGTTCGACTGCGCTGACGCGTGCGGCGCGCGCCGATGCCGACGGCTACACCATCGCCATCGGCAATGCCGGCACGAGCGCGGCGGCCTATACGATCAATCCGAAACTGTCTTTCACGCCGGAGTCTTTTGCGCCGATCGCGGTGGTCGCCAAGACGTTCGGCATCGTCGCGCTGCGCAAGGATTTTCCGGCGAGGAATCTGCAGGAATTCATCGCCTACGCGAAGAAGAATCCGGGCAAGGTCAATCTCGGCCATGCCGGCATCGGCTCGTCGAATTTTCTGATCTGCAAGAGTTTTGAGAACGCGGCCGGCATCGAGGTGACGCTGGTCGGCTATCGCGGCGCGGCGCCGGCACTGACGGATGCGATCGGCGGCCAGATCGACGGCGTCTGCGACTCGGCCGCCTCGGTGTCGCAGGCGATCTCCGACAGGCTGGTGAGGGGTCTCGTCGTCGGCTCGACGGTGCGGCTTGCCACCTTGTCCGAGCTGCCGACCTCGTCGGAAGCGGGCCTTCCGGATTTCGAGGCGCAGGGCTGGAACGGCCTGTTTGCGCCCAAGGGCACGCCGCCTGCGGTGATCGCGAAACTGAATGCCGCGGCGAGGGCCGCCGTCGAAAGCGACGGGGTGAAAAAGCGCTTTCACGATCTCTCCACCGTCGCGCCCGACGCCAACGAGCTGGCGCCGGAAGTGCTCGGTCAATTGGTGACGCGCGACGTCGCGAAATACAAAAAGCTGCTGGAAGAGAAGAAGTAG
- the purQ gene encoding phosphoribosylformylglycinamidine synthase subunit PurQ, with product MKSAVLVFPGINRERDMARALKLVSGNEAAMVWHAETELPKGTDLVVVPGGFSYGDYLRCGAIAARAPVMDAVRKYAADGGLVLGVCNGFQILCEAGLLPGVLMRNARLKFICKDVHLKVERSDTPFTRGYNAGQVIRVPVAHGEGNYEADEETVKRLEGEGRVLYRYCSPEGTVDDAFNINGAAHSIAGIVNERGNVLGMMPHPENHVEDIMGCTDGRGLFAGLAAHLEKAA from the coding sequence ATGAAATCTGCCGTTCTTGTCTTCCCCGGAATCAACCGCGAGCGCGACATGGCGCGGGCGCTGAAACTGGTCTCCGGCAATGAGGCCGCGATGGTCTGGCACGCCGAGACGGAATTGCCCAAAGGCACCGACCTCGTCGTGGTGCCCGGCGGTTTTTCCTACGGCGACTACCTGCGCTGCGGCGCCATTGCCGCCCGAGCGCCGGTGATGGACGCCGTGCGCAAATACGCGGCCGATGGCGGCCTCGTGCTCGGGGTCTGCAACGGCTTTCAGATCCTCTGCGAAGCCGGCCTGTTGCCAGGCGTGCTGATGCGCAACGCGCGGCTGAAATTCATCTGCAAGGATGTTCACCTGAAAGTCGAGCGTTCGGATACGCCGTTCACGCGCGGCTACAATGCGGGCCAGGTGATCCGCGTGCCGGTCGCACATGGCGAAGGCAATTACGAGGCCGACGAGGAGACCGTGAAGCGGCTCGAAGGCGAGGGACGGGTGCTCTATCGCTACTGCTCGCCGGAAGGGACCGTTGACGACGCATTCAACATCAACGGCGCCGCGCATTCGATCGCCGGCATCGTCAACGAGCGCGGCAACGTGCTCGGCATGATGCCGCATCCGGAGAACCACGTCGAAGACATCATGGGCTGCACCGACGGCCGCGGCCTGTTCGCGGGGCTCGCCGCGCATCTGGAAAAGGCGGCGTGA